The proteins below come from a single Nitrospirota bacterium genomic window:
- a CDS encoding SCO family protein, whose translation MLLCAALSCWLVTAACHRAVDLPDFGGVPDFTLTERSGRPVSKQDLLGKAWIVDFIFTNCPGPCPRLSAQMKQLQTDLPDKVHLLSVSVDPERDTPEALRKYATRFGASDTRWWFLTGPRENIVALTQDGFRLPIMSSEGGDEILHTTRFVLIDPRGSVRGYYDGEDPEAMNELRRDARALAPESFLGIW comes from the coding sequence ATGTTGCTTTGCGCTGCGCTGAGTTGCTGGCTGGTCACCGCGGCGTGCCACCGTGCGGTGGATCTTCCGGATTTCGGCGGCGTTCCGGATTTTACGCTGACCGAGCGGAGCGGGCGACCGGTATCCAAACAGGATCTTCTCGGAAAAGCCTGGATTGTGGATTTCATTTTCACGAATTGTCCTGGGCCGTGTCCGCGCTTGAGCGCCCAGATGAAGCAGCTCCAAACTGATCTTCCGGACAAGGTCCATCTACTCTCCGTGTCGGTGGATCCAGAACGTGACACGCCCGAGGCCCTCCGAAAATATGCCACTCGATTTGGCGCCTCGGACACCCGATGGTGGTTCTTGACTGGTCCGCGCGAGAACATCGTGGCGCTCACGCAGGATGGATTTCGATTGCCCATCATGTCCTCCGAAGGCGGTGACGAGATCCTCCACACGACGCGGTTCGTGTTGATCGATCCAAGGGGCAGCGTTCGAGGGTACTACGATGGAGAGGACCCGGAAGCCATGAACGAGCTTCGAAGAGACGCCAGGGCGCTGGCACCGGAATCGTTCCTGGGGATTTGGTGA
- the cyoE gene encoding protoheme IX farnesyltransferase yields the protein MDRRPWTDYLTLTKPGISSMVVLTAAMAFILASHGAVNVPLLLITILGTGLCSGGANALNMLMEKATDGLMARTRMRPLPAGRLSSAQALLFGAALCVTGVTVLLVGVNLPTGGLAILTILFYLAAYTPLKKKTWLCVAVGAVPGAVPPLMGWAAAGHGIGAGAWLLFAILFLWQFPHFMALSWMYREDYQRAGLPMLSVVDPSGKTVAAVGLIFTVGLVGVSLAPGILRNSGVIVPLSIAVLGLGFLVAAVVFSVHRSIERARWFFLTSVTYLPLILGIMAAQATLWAE from the coding sequence GTGGATCGGCGACCGTGGACCGACTACCTGACGCTGACCAAGCCCGGCATCAGTTCGATGGTCGTACTGACGGCCGCCATGGCCTTCATCCTCGCGTCTCACGGGGCGGTCAACGTTCCGCTTCTATTGATCACGATCCTGGGAACAGGCCTGTGCTCCGGGGGCGCGAATGCCCTGAACATGCTCATGGAGAAAGCGACCGATGGTTTGATGGCCCGTACGCGCATGCGGCCCCTTCCCGCAGGCCGGCTCTCTTCCGCACAGGCGCTGCTCTTTGGCGCCGCGCTCTGCGTGACCGGCGTGACCGTTCTGCTCGTCGGCGTGAATCTCCCCACCGGAGGGTTGGCCATCCTCACGATCCTGTTCTACCTTGCCGCCTACACGCCGTTGAAAAAAAAGACGTGGCTCTGCGTGGCGGTCGGTGCGGTGCCGGGGGCCGTTCCTCCACTAATGGGTTGGGCTGCCGCGGGCCACGGCATCGGAGCGGGGGCGTGGCTCCTCTTTGCAATCCTGTTTCTCTGGCAATTCCCACACTTCATGGCGCTCTCTTGGATGTACCGGGAGGACTACCAGCGGGCGGGGCTGCCGATGCTGTCCGTGGTGGACCCAAGCGGGAAAACCGTGGCCGCCGTGGGGCTGATCTTCACGGTGGGTTTGGTCGGTGTCAGCCTTGCACCGGGGATACTGAGAAATTCCGGCGTCATCGTGCCGCTCTCCATCGCGGTTCTGGGCCTCGGTTTTCTTGTTGCGGCGGTGGTGTTCTCGGTTCATCGCAGCATCGAACGGGCGCGATGGTTCTTTCTGACTTCCGTCACGTACCTTCCCCTGATTCTTGGAATCATGGCTGCACAGGCAACCCTCTGGGCGGAATAA
- a CDS encoding sigma-54-dependent Fis family transcriptional regulator produces the protein MKILIVDDENESRALVRRAVEAMQLEGKEVQEATSGEAAAARLVQGSYDVVITDLVMEGMDGLKVLKAAKDVRRDTQVVLVTAYATIESAVKAIKAGAFDYISKPVNPEEVQHVIHRIVERQNLLAELDRLRLAVESQNSIENIVGDSDGIRTLKKMIVNLADSDSHVLITGETGTGKELVARAIHGLSTRKQKLMVSINCAALPENLLESELFGYRKGAFTGAASDKRGLLEEASGSTLFLDEIGELPLSLQAKLLRVLDSGEYRKLGDVRTHKVDLRIVAATNLDVERALRENKFREDLYYRLTVFHLIMPPLRERVVDIPLLVQHFVGQYARKFGKPVEGVSPDGLRCLEQREWGGNVRELEHVIERAVILAVGNIISMNELSQIVGIDRAEKEEVILPLSEVEKNCIMRALHHFKGQKDKTAHTLGISPATLWRKLKEYGIQASSPAKVTSVDSEDRQN, from the coding sequence GTGAAGATTCTGATCGTCGACGACGAGAACGAGAGCCGGGCGCTCGTTCGCCGGGCCGTCGAGGCGATGCAGCTGGAGGGCAAGGAAGTTCAAGAGGCGACAAGCGGAGAAGCGGCCGCCGCGCGACTGGTGCAGGGGTCCTACGACGTGGTCATCACGGACCTCGTGATGGAAGGCATGGATGGGCTCAAAGTTTTGAAGGCGGCCAAGGACGTGCGGCGCGACACACAGGTGGTCCTTGTTACCGCGTATGCCACGATCGAATCGGCCGTGAAGGCGATCAAGGCCGGCGCGTTTGATTACATTTCGAAACCCGTGAACCCCGAGGAAGTTCAGCACGTGATCCATCGGATTGTGGAGAGGCAGAACCTTCTGGCTGAACTCGACCGGCTGCGGTTGGCAGTGGAGAGTCAGAACAGCATCGAGAACATTGTGGGAGATTCCGACGGTATCCGGACCCTGAAGAAGATGATCGTGAATCTGGCGGATTCCGATTCGCACGTCCTGATCACGGGCGAGACGGGGACGGGGAAGGAACTTGTGGCCCGTGCGATTCACGGACTCTCGACGCGGAAACAGAAGCTGATGGTCAGCATCAACTGTGCCGCATTGCCGGAGAATCTGCTGGAGAGTGAGCTCTTTGGCTACCGGAAGGGCGCGTTCACCGGCGCCGCAAGCGACAAGCGCGGCCTTCTGGAGGAGGCCAGCGGATCGACCCTGTTTCTCGACGAGATCGGCGAGCTGCCTCTATCCCTCCAGGCGAAACTCCTGCGCGTGCTCGACTCCGGTGAATACCGGAAGCTGGGGGACGTGAGGACGCACAAGGTGGACCTCCGGATCGTGGCGGCGACGAACCTGGACGTTGAGCGGGCGCTGCGCGAAAACAAGTTCCGCGAGGATCTGTACTACCGGCTGACGGTCTTCCATCTCATCATGCCGCCCCTTCGGGAGAGGGTGGTTGATATTCCCCTGCTCGTCCAGCATTTCGTCGGCCAGTACGCCCGGAAATTCGGGAAGCCGGTCGAGGGTGTATCCCCCGACGGGCTTCGATGCTTGGAGCAGCGGGAGTGGGGGGGAAACGTGCGGGAGTTGGAGCATGTGATCGAGAGGGCCGTGATCCTGGCCGTGGGCAATATCATATCGATGAATGAACTCTCGCAGATTGTGGGTATCGACCGCGCCGAGAAAGAGGAGGTCATCCTCCCGCTTTCCGAGGTGGAGAAGAACTGCATCATGCGGGCTCTCCATCACTTCAAGGGGCAGAAAGACAAGACCGCTCATACGCTCGGAATCTCACCGGCCACGCTCTGGCGAAAGCTCAAAGAATACGGAATCCAAGCGTCATCGCCAGCCAAGGTCACCTCCGTGGATTCGGAAGACCGCCAGAACTAG
- a CDS encoding ABC transporter ATP-binding protein, which translates to MIAVRDLSHDYGKRAALNEVSFEVGAGEIFGLVGPNGGGKTTLLRILCTLLRPRSGRVEVNGVDVVRDPFAARRSMGVVFQSPALDQHLTIAENLTIQGPMHGVTGVALKSRIRELLAAFGLEDRAGERTGRLSGGTRRRVEIAKSLIHKPRLLVLDEPSTGLDPAARADLWAVLKRSRETEGTTVLLTTHMMDEAGKCDRVGMLDAGRLVAIGAPPALSAEVGGDVLVIETDDPAGLGRAIDEKFGAKAQVVDGYVRMEQPAGHTFIPQLVEGLPGRVRSVSLRKPTLEDVFVRRTGKAYRHES; encoded by the coding sequence ATGATCGCGGTGAGAGACTTGTCGCACGACTACGGGAAGAGGGCGGCCCTGAATGAGGTCTCATTTGAAGTCGGCGCCGGAGAGATCTTCGGTCTGGTCGGGCCGAACGGGGGCGGGAAAACCACGCTCCTCAGAATCCTGTGCACGCTGCTTCGTCCACGATCCGGCAGGGTGGAGGTGAACGGAGTGGATGTTGTGAGGGACCCTTTCGCGGCGCGGCGATCGATGGGCGTAGTATTCCAATCGCCCGCGCTCGATCAGCACCTGACCATCGCGGAGAACCTCACGATCCAAGGGCCGATGCATGGGGTGACTGGGGTGGCCCTCAAGAGTCGGATCAGGGAGCTACTGGCGGCATTCGGATTGGAGGATCGAGCCGGGGAACGGACCGGTCGCCTTTCCGGCGGAACGCGGAGACGGGTCGAAATTGCCAAGAGCCTTATCCACAAGCCTCGTCTACTGGTACTGGATGAGCCTTCCACGGGTCTTGATCCTGCTGCGAGGGCGGATCTATGGGCCGTATTGAAACGAAGCCGGGAAACTGAGGGAACGACCGTGCTGCTGACGACGCACATGATGGATGAGGCGGGGAAGTGCGATCGGGTGGGCATGCTTGATGCAGGCCGGTTGGTGGCTATCGGGGCGCCTCCCGCTCTTTCGGCGGAAGTGGGCGGGGACGTGCTGGTGATCGAAACGGATGACCCTGCCGGCCTGGGTCGGGCGATCGACGAGAAGTTTGGCGCGAAGGCCCAAGTGGTGGATGGATATGTGAGGATGGAGCAGCCGGCCGGTCACACGTTCATCCCCCAACTGGTGGAGGGACTGCCCGGCCGCGTCCGTTCCGTCTCGCTTCGTAAACCGACGCTGGAGGATGTGTTCGTTCGGCGGACGGGAAAGGCATACCGCCATGAGTCATGA
- a CDS encoding acyl-CoA carboxylase subunit beta has product MDHKIADLERLEKEADLAGGQERINKQHEAGKLTARERILKLVDEGSFVEVDKFVTHQCTDFGMEQKKVLGDGVVVGHGRIDGRLVFVFSQDFTVFGGSLSGAYARKICKIMDLAGKVGAPVIGLNDSGGARIQEGVVSLAGYADIFLRNVMFSGVIPQISTIMGPCAGGAVYSPAMTDFIIMVRDTSYMFVTGPDVIKTVTREDVTKERLGGAEAHSTASGVAHLVADDDEQSLLLTRELFSYVPQNNMEDPPHRLTKDPPNRIDLSLRNLVPEDPNKPYDIRDLIKKVGDDGQFLEVQAGYAQNIVIGFMHLKGRSVGVVANQPAYLAGCLDINASVKAARFVRFCDAFNIPLITFVDVPGFLPGTAQEWGGIIRQGSKLLYAFCEATVPKITVITRKAYGGAYDVMSSKHIRGDVNYAFPSAEIAVMGPEGAVNVVFRKELDEAGDPEKKRVELVGDYRTKFANPFKAAELGYIDEVIRPEETRVKLNTALDMLRNKRDTNPPKKHGNIPL; this is encoded by the coding sequence ATCGATCACAAAATCGCCGACCTCGAACGCCTCGAAAAAGAAGCGGATCTCGCGGGCGGACAGGAGCGCATCAACAAACAGCACGAGGCGGGAAAACTCACCGCCCGTGAGCGCATTCTCAAGCTCGTGGATGAAGGCTCCTTCGTCGAAGTCGACAAGTTCGTCACCCATCAGTGCACCGATTTCGGGATGGAGCAGAAAAAAGTGCTCGGCGACGGCGTGGTGGTCGGCCACGGAAGGATCGACGGTCGCCTGGTCTTCGTCTTCTCGCAGGACTTCACCGTGTTCGGCGGCTCCCTCTCCGGCGCCTACGCCCGGAAGATCTGCAAAATCATGGATCTCGCGGGCAAGGTCGGCGCGCCCGTCATCGGGCTGAACGACTCCGGCGGCGCGAGAATTCAAGAGGGCGTCGTCAGCCTCGCGGGCTACGCCGATATCTTTCTCCGCAACGTCATGTTCTCGGGTGTGATCCCTCAAATCTCCACGATCATGGGACCTTGCGCCGGCGGCGCCGTCTACTCACCCGCCATGACCGATTTCATCATCATGGTGCGCGACACCAGCTACATGTTCGTCACCGGGCCGGACGTAATCAAAACGGTGACCCGAGAAGACGTCACGAAGGAACGTCTCGGCGGCGCCGAGGCGCACTCCACGGCAAGCGGCGTGGCCCATCTCGTGGCGGACGACGACGAACAGAGCCTGCTCCTCACGCGAGAACTCTTCTCCTACGTCCCCCAGAACAACATGGAGGACCCTCCCCATCGGCTGACCAAGGACCCTCCCAACCGGATCGACCTTTCGCTCCGGAATCTGGTGCCGGAAGATCCCAACAAGCCCTACGACATCCGGGATCTCATCAAGAAGGTGGGCGATGACGGGCAGTTTCTTGAGGTTCAAGCCGGCTACGCCCAGAATATCGTCATCGGTTTCATGCACCTCAAGGGGAGGTCGGTCGGAGTCGTGGCCAATCAGCCGGCGTATCTGGCGGGATGCCTGGACATCAACGCTTCCGTAAAAGCCGCCCGGTTCGTCCGCTTCTGCGATGCCTTCAATATTCCCCTGATCACATTCGTGGACGTCCCCGGTTTCCTGCCCGGCACCGCACAGGAATGGGGAGGGATCATCCGGCAAGGATCGAAACTCCTCTACGCCTTCTGCGAAGCCACCGTTCCCAAGATCACCGTCATCACGCGCAAGGCCTATGGCGGGGCGTACGACGTCATGAGCAGCAAGCACATCCGCGGCGACGTGAACTATGCATTTCCCTCGGCGGAAATCGCGGTCATGGGTCCCGAAGGGGCCGTGAATGTCGTCTTTCGAAAAGAACTGGACGAAGCGGGCGATCCCGAGAAGAAGCGCGTGGAGTTGGTGGGCGACTACCGAACGAAGTTTGCCAATCCCTTCAAAGCCGCGGAGTTGGGGTATATCGACGAAGTCATCCGGCCGGAGGAGACGCGCGTGAAACTCAACACGGCGCTGGACATGCTCCGGAACAAGCGCGACACCAACCCGCCTAAGAAACACGGCAATATCCCGCTCTAG
- a CDS encoding DUF420 domain-containing protein, producing MSVSDLPALNATLNGTSAVLLGTGFYFIRRKKVRAHRACMIGALTASVLFLISYLTYHYSAGVTRFTGTGWSRPFYFALLGSHTVLAVVIVPLVLMTLTRALKKHFDRHRRIARWTLPIWLYVSVTGVLVYLMLYHLFPARPVI from the coding sequence ATGTCCGTATCGGATCTGCCTGCGCTCAATGCGACATTGAACGGGACAAGCGCCGTGCTGCTGGGCACGGGCTTCTATTTCATTCGAAGGAAAAAGGTGAGGGCCCATCGGGCCTGCATGATCGGGGCATTGACGGCTTCCGTCCTGTTCTTGATTTCCTACCTCACGTACCACTATTCGGCCGGGGTGACCCGATTCACCGGCACCGGATGGTCGCGCCCTTTTTATTTCGCCCTCCTGGGTTCGCATACCGTTCTGGCGGTCGTAATCGTCCCGCTCGTCCTCATGACCCTGACGCGCGCCTTGAAAAAACATTTCGACCGTCATCGCCGGATCGCGCGCTGGACGCTGCCGATCTGGCTCTATGTCTCCGTCACGGGCGTTCTGGTCTACTTGATGTTGTATCACCTGTTTCCTGCACGGCCCGTAATCTAG
- a CDS encoding endonuclease V: MGSLRNLSHLKREQERLARDVSLCDGLDLSKVRTIAGCDLTFINSWKTPTEGIACIVRLTFPAMEVLEVVTAHARVTFPYVPGFLAYRELPLLLKAYGKMEEKADVFLIDGQGIAHPRRFGIAAHFGVVTGEMTIGCAKSWLCGEYRDPSASGRSIGLRDKSGRAIGTVLRPSSGKSLLFVSPGHLVSVGTSLKIVKSCLKGYRIPEPTRLAHNRLTGIRRSLL, from the coding sequence ATGGGTTCGCTCCGGAACCTCAGTCACTTGAAGAGAGAACAAGAACGACTCGCCCGAGATGTGAGCCTGTGCGATGGGTTGGATCTTTCAAAAGTCCGGACGATCGCCGGGTGCGATCTGACCTTCATAAATTCGTGGAAAACGCCCACGGAAGGAATAGCGTGCATCGTTCGATTGACATTCCCAGCGATGGAAGTGTTGGAGGTGGTCACGGCGCACGCCCGCGTTACGTTTCCCTACGTGCCGGGATTCCTTGCCTACCGCGAACTCCCGCTGTTGCTCAAGGCGTACGGCAAGATGGAGGAGAAAGCGGATGTGTTTCTGATCGACGGCCAAGGGATCGCCCATCCCAGGCGGTTTGGAATCGCGGCGCATTTCGGAGTTGTAACCGGCGAGATGACGATTGGCTGTGCGAAAAGCTGGCTGTGTGGGGAGTACCGTGATCCCTCGGCATCGGGGAGATCGATCGGACTCAGGGACAAGTCGGGCAGGGCGATCGGGACTGTACTGCGTCCGTCCAGCGGGAAGAGTTTATTATTTGTGTCCCCCGGCCATCTCGTATCTGTAGGGACTTCGCTGAAGATCGTGAAGTCATGCTTGAAGGGTTATAGAATTCCGGAGCCTACCCGGCTGGCGCACAATCGTCTCACCGGGATCAGACGCTCCCTGCTGTAG
- the glmS gene encoding glutamine--fructose-6-phosphate transaminase (isomerizing): MCGIVGYIGNKDCQPILLDGLKRLEYRGYDSAGVAIVDAGQVVRVTKCRGKIAELEGRLRAEPLTGRVGVAHTRWATHGAPSDVNAHPHAACCNGSKSTVTVVHNGIIENYQDVRRELAGHRFVSETDTEVLAHLVESELNGARDLRKALTSAAKKIRGAFAVGVLADSQPGVIVAMRRGSPLVLGVGEGENFMASDIPALLPYTRNVIILEDGDLAVLHADWIDIFDVNGKNTRREKREITWTQAMAEKSGYPHYMLKEIFEQPTVIADTLSGRVDSKSGTLKLGELRKLPLKRIKRIVLTACGTSYHAALVGRAVMEKLTRTPVQADIASEGRYRPALFDSETLVVAISQSGETADTLACVEEARKAKSRILSICNVVDSSLARRSDAVLYTRAGPEIGVASTKTFTAQIVALILCALGLSEGNRSKKSVPSAAKKDLIRGLVDLPGQIRAVLDISEKIKETSRRYQMGEHFLYLGRGLLYPVAMEGALKLKEISYIHAEAYAAGEMKHGPIALIDERMPVVVFVGSDETTAKMLSNIEEVRSRGGRVIAVSAGLPEALKGKAEAYLPTPPVHPWLQPVLMAVVVQLLAYHIAVLRGTDVDQPRNLAKSVTVE, from the coding sequence ATGTGTGGAATTGTCGGATACATTGGGAACAAGGATTGCCAGCCGATCCTGCTGGACGGTCTGAAGCGCCTCGAATACCGCGGGTACGATTCGGCGGGCGTCGCGATCGTGGATGCGGGACAGGTCGTTCGCGTGACCAAATGCCGCGGCAAGATTGCCGAGCTTGAGGGCCGGCTGCGCGCGGAGCCCCTGACCGGCCGTGTGGGGGTGGCCCACACGCGTTGGGCCACACACGGCGCCCCATCCGACGTGAACGCCCATCCGCATGCCGCCTGCTGCAATGGCTCCAAAAGCACGGTAACGGTCGTTCATAACGGCATCATCGAAAATTACCAGGACGTAAGACGCGAGCTTGCCGGCCACCGCTTCGTGTCCGAAACGGACACCGAGGTGCTGGCGCACCTCGTCGAGTCCGAGCTCAATGGCGCCCGGGACCTCCGGAAGGCGCTAACCTCGGCCGCGAAGAAAATACGGGGGGCGTTTGCGGTCGGCGTTTTGGCCGATTCCCAGCCGGGCGTGATCGTGGCGATGCGACGCGGCTCCCCCCTGGTTCTTGGCGTGGGCGAGGGCGAGAACTTCATGGCTTCAGATATTCCCGCGCTTCTGCCCTACACGAGGAATGTCATCATTCTGGAAGACGGCGACCTGGCTGTTCTCCATGCCGATTGGATTGACATCTTCGACGTGAACGGCAAAAACACGCGCCGCGAGAAACGGGAAATCACGTGGACCCAGGCGATGGCCGAGAAAAGCGGATACCCGCACTACATGCTGAAGGAGATTTTCGAGCAACCGACCGTGATCGCGGATACGCTTTCCGGCCGGGTCGATTCCAAGTCGGGGACGCTCAAATTGGGCGAACTGCGCAAGCTGCCCTTGAAGAGAATCAAGCGGATCGTCCTTACGGCCTGCGGAACCTCCTATCACGCGGCGCTCGTCGGGCGGGCCGTGATGGAGAAACTCACCCGGACTCCGGTGCAGGCTGACATTGCAAGCGAGGGCCGGTATCGTCCGGCGCTGTTCGACTCCGAGACGCTGGTGGTGGCCATTTCCCAGTCCGGCGAGACGGCGGACACGCTGGCCTGTGTGGAGGAGGCGCGGAAGGCGAAATCGCGGATTCTTTCCATCTGCAACGTGGTCGATTCCAGTCTGGCGCGACGCTCGGATGCGGTTCTGTACACGCGCGCCGGGCCCGAGATCGGCGTCGCATCGACCAAGACGTTTACCGCCCAGATCGTTGCGTTGATTCTGTGCGCCTTGGGGTTGTCGGAAGGGAATCGATCGAAGAAGTCGGTCCCTTCCGCCGCAAAGAAAGATCTGATCCGCGGTTTGGTGGATCTACCCGGCCAGATCCGCGCCGTGCTGGATATTTCCGAGAAGATCAAGGAGACGTCCCGCCGCTACCAGATGGGGGAGCACTTCCTCTATCTCGGGCGAGGACTGCTGTATCCCGTGGCCATGGAGGGGGCGCTGAAGTTGAAGGAGATTTCGTACATCCATGCCGAGGCCTACGCGGCGGGCGAGATGAAGCACGGCCCAATTGCGCTCATCGACGAACGAATGCCTGTCGTGGTTTTTGTGGGCTCGGATGAGACCACGGCCAAGATGCTGTCCAACATTGAGGAGGTGAGGAGTCGTGGTGGGAGGGTAATCGCTGTTTCCGCGGGTTTGCCGGAAGCTCTCAAGGGCAAGGCAGAAGCGTATCTGCCCACGCCGCCCGTTCACCCCTGGTTGCAGCCTGTGTTGATGGCCGTGGTGGTGCAGCTTCTCGCGTACCACATCGCCGTCCTGAGAGGCACGGACGTGGACCAGCCGCGGAACCTGGCGAAAAGCGTGACGGTGGAGTGA
- a CDS encoding ABC transporter permease — MFVARAALALLWREQLQFFRQRSRVVGALLTPVVFWLLLGAGLRSSFKPQGVPAGVDFLEYFFPGTVVMIMLFASIFSTISVIEDRKTGFLQGVLVAPVPRGVIVIGKVLGGTLVATLQAGLFLLLGMAFGMSAGVVGFLAAIGVLLLVGAGLTSLGFILAWRLDSTQGFHAVMNLFLLPMWFLSGSFFPGSGGAGWLRAIMMVNPLTYGVAAFRRAVYWSDPLRAGDVPSWGACLAALGIFLALTFTVAKIMCDRRTNGDH, encoded by the coding sequence ATGTTCGTCGCGCGCGCCGCCCTGGCGCTTCTCTGGCGGGAACAATTGCAGTTTTTCCGTCAGAGGAGCCGTGTGGTAGGCGCCCTCCTGACGCCGGTGGTTTTCTGGCTTCTTCTTGGGGCCGGTCTGAGATCTTCCTTCAAACCGCAGGGTGTTCCGGCAGGGGTGGACTTTCTCGAATATTTCTTTCCCGGCACGGTGGTCATGATTATGCTGTTTGCTTCGATCTTCTCCACCATTTCGGTGATCGAGGATCGGAAGACGGGATTCCTACAGGGCGTCCTTGTGGCCCCCGTCCCCCGCGGGGTGATTGTGATTGGAAAAGTTCTCGGCGGAACGCTTGTGGCCACCCTGCAGGCGGGTCTGTTTCTTCTGCTCGGAATGGCCTTTGGCATGTCGGCCGGTGTCGTCGGATTCCTTGCGGCGATCGGGGTTCTGCTCCTCGTAGGTGCCGGCCTGACTTCGCTGGGATTTATTCTAGCCTGGCGGCTAGACTCGACCCAAGGTTTTCACGCCGTCATGAATCTCTTCCTGCTTCCGATGTGGTTCCTCTCCGGCTCATTCTTTCCCGGATCGGGTGGGGCGGGATGGCTCCGCGCCATCATGATGGTCAATCCGTTGACGTATGGCGTCGCGGCTTTTCGGCGTGCCGTCTACTGGAGCGATCCCTTGAGAGCCGGAGACGTGCCGTCATGGGGGGCTTGTCTGGCCGCCCTCGGGATTTTTCTGGCGCTCACGTTCACCGTGGCGAAAATCATGTGTGATCGGAGGACGAATGGGGACCACTAG
- a CDS encoding PD40 domain-containing protein has translation MGEGKSADRTKEKIYIEVKDPTISVVPCAIPPLAQAPAGVLDDIRKKLAEDLEFSGLLKPIPNVPPLAPPELTGEFRYSWWRDLGADVVVAVDLDEAPGNPGYQFYAFDTILGAKILERKLSGAWQDATNEFMNGLVERLSGKPGIFRTRIALVGKVSGAKEIFVGDWDGRNFKQITRNHSLNLAPAWDSDGRRLLFTSYIRRNPDLYVYELNPGTMEVLSSFPGLNYGAEMSPDGKRIALTITKARNSDVYVLDIDKTSIERITDHPAIDSSPTWSPDGKMLAFVSDRSGTPQIYTMPAVAGGEATRLTFETTQNDYPAWSPDGSFIAYSGLAPEGRFQVYLVSTDGWTHKRLTTAKANHEFPSWAPDGRHLVYTSDKKGKDHLVLIMRDVLAGVEREVDPSVRISGWPAWSPARGR, from the coding sequence GTGGGGGAAGGGAAGTCGGCGGACCGGACGAAAGAAAAGATTTACATTGAGGTCAAGGATCCGACCATAAGCGTTGTGCCTTGCGCGATCCCACCGTTGGCGCAGGCCCCGGCAGGGGTATTGGATGATATACGGAAGAAACTCGCCGAGGACCTCGAATTCTCCGGGCTCCTCAAGCCCATTCCCAATGTTCCTCCTCTGGCGCCGCCCGAGTTGACCGGGGAGTTCCGGTACTCCTGGTGGAGGGATTTGGGGGCCGACGTCGTGGTGGCCGTGGATCTGGACGAGGCTCCCGGGAATCCCGGCTACCAATTCTACGCGTTCGATACGATCCTGGGTGCGAAAATCCTCGAGCGGAAGCTCTCGGGGGCCTGGCAGGACGCCACCAACGAGTTCATGAACGGCCTCGTGGAACGGCTTTCGGGAAAGCCGGGGATCTTCCGGACCCGCATCGCACTGGTGGGGAAGGTATCCGGCGCAAAAGAGATTTTTGTCGGGGATTGGGACGGCCGCAACTTCAAGCAGATCACCCGGAACCATTCGCTCAACCTGGCGCCGGCGTGGGATTCGGATGGGCGACGGCTGCTGTTTACCTCGTACATCCGCCGGAACCCCGATCTCTATGTCTATGAGCTCAACCCGGGGACCATGGAAGTGCTCTCCAGCTTCCCCGGATTGAACTATGGCGCGGAGATGTCGCCGGACGGAAAACGGATCGCGTTGACCATCACCAAGGCGAGAAACTCCGATGTGTATGTTCTGGACATCGACAAGACTTCGATCGAGCGGATCACGGACCACCCGGCGATCGATTCCTCTCCCACGTGGTCGCCGGACGGCAAGATGCTGGCGTTCGTATCCGATCGCAGTGGAACGCCGCAGATCTACACGATGCCCGCGGTGGCGGGTGGCGAGGCAACGCGGCTAACCTTTGAGACGACGCAAAACGACTATCCCGCGTGGTCGCCCGACGGTTCGTTCATTGCGTATTCGGGGTTGGCCCCCGAGGGCCGATTCCAGGTCTATTTGGTCTCCACCGACGGCTGGACGCACAAACGCCTCACCACCGCGAAGGCCAATCACGAATTCCCCTCGTGGGCGCCGGACGGACGTCATCTTGTCTACACTTCCGACAAGAAGGGAAAGGACCATCTTGTTCTGATCATGCGGGACGTGCTGGCGGGGGTGGAGAGGGAGGTGGATCCTTCCGTCCGAATATCGGGCTGGCCGGCCTGGTCGCCCGCCCGAGGTCGATAA